The following proteins are encoded in a genomic region of Hippoglossus hippoglossus isolate fHipHip1 chromosome 3, fHipHip1.pri, whole genome shotgun sequence:
- the LOC117759589 gene encoding uncharacterized protein LOC117759589: MFTGCGVVTGQNQYLTRDAVRPNPELEVSRQIQMENGVTSGMCPFYQGQSCRNAGQPAVVTVSSPLKQAPLPVPPPALKLGQEGFKKVCRTEEDSPCPFPGLASGVLEMRVKEGSKIRNLMGFAMARMQGEKCLSGGGLRQVVFTGSGRAVTKTITCAEIMKRKVGSLHQLTKLRYKVVKEMWESSEGGPSEMTVHRTVPSISILLSKDPLDPQEPGYQPPENLTALWEEKEGVESASQTACKRPLGPLPYSSFTHCKRVCLGDGVSVLPPH; encoded by the coding sequence ATGTTCACAGGGTGTGGAGTGGTCACTGGCCAGAACCAGTACCTGACCAGAGACGCCGTCAGGCCCAACCCAGAACTTGAGGTGAGCAGACAGATTCAAATGGAAAATGGGGTGACCTCGGGGATGTGCCCCTTCTACCAGGGTCAAAGTTGCAGAAATGCTGGCCAACCAGCAGTGGTCACTGTTTCCAGCCCGCTGAAGCAAGCACCACTACCAGTCCCTCCTCCAGCACTAAAACTTGGGCAGGAGGGGTTCAAGAAAGTCTGCCGAACTGAGGAGGATAGTCCCTGTCCCTTCCCAGGATTGGCTTCTGGGGTGCTGGAGATGCGTGTGAAGGAGGGAAGTAAAATCCGCAACTTAATGGGATTTGCCATGGCACGCATGCAGGGAGAGAAATGTTTAAGTGGTGGTGGACTGAGGCAGGTGGTCTTCACTGGGTCGGGCCGTGCGGTCACAAAGACCATCACTTGTGCTGAGATCATGAAACGAAAAGTGGGCTCTCTGCACCAGCTGACTAAACTCCGCTACAAGGTGGTCAAAGAGATGTGGGAGAGTTCTGAAGGGGGGCCATCTGAGATGACGGTGCACAGGACTGTGCCTTCCATCAGCATTCTTCTTTCCAAAGACCCGCTGGATCCCCAGGAACCAGGCTATCAACCTCCGGAGAACCTCACTGCATtgtgggaggaaaaagagggtGTCGAATCTGCTTCACAGACAGCATGCAAGAGACCTCTTGGACCTTTGCCATACAGCAGTTTCACTCACTGTAAGAGAGTGTGTTTGGGGGATGGGGTCTCAGTTCTCCCTCCTCACTGA